In one window of Rhizobium sp. ACO-34A DNA:
- a CDS encoding ABC transporter permease → MDLLTGLFTTAFLAGGVLALAALGEVLAERVGVVNLGVEGLMAMGAITAIATVAAVPSPTLGFLAALAVGALFGAVFAGATVFLRANQVLCGLALTLMGTGLASTFGKAYSGMPARATFEGIEIPLLSSLPIFGKAFFSQNILVYLIYLILPIGLSYLMFYTRHGMNMRAVGENPAAADAAGIPVNLMRFAYVTAGSALAAGAGAYLTLAFVPGWSDGVIAGRGWIAVALVIFAGYRPIPAVLSGLLFGFITALGFVGQARGWPIAPAFLSMLPYLGTIAFIIVPVIAWQRMRRLMAAPAALGEPYYRSVR, encoded by the coding sequence ATGGATCTTCTGACCGGTCTTTTCACCACGGCCTTCCTTGCGGGCGGCGTTCTGGCACTTGCAGCCCTCGGCGAAGTGCTGGCCGAGCGCGTCGGCGTCGTCAATCTCGGCGTCGAGGGGCTGATGGCCATGGGTGCGATCACGGCAATCGCAACGGTTGCCGCCGTGCCATCGCCAACGCTCGGCTTTCTTGCCGCGCTTGCGGTGGGCGCGCTGTTCGGTGCGGTGTTTGCGGGGGCAACCGTCTTCCTCCGTGCCAACCAGGTGCTGTGCGGGCTGGCGCTGACGCTGATGGGCACGGGGCTCGCCTCGACTTTCGGCAAGGCCTATTCCGGTATGCCTGCGCGGGCGACGTTCGAGGGTATCGAGATCCCGCTGCTTTCGTCGCTGCCCATCTTCGGCAAGGCGTTCTTCAGCCAGAACATTCTCGTCTACCTGATCTACCTGATCCTGCCGATCGGCCTGTCCTACCTGATGTTCTACACGCGGCACGGCATGAACATGCGCGCTGTCGGCGAAAATCCGGCGGCGGCCGATGCCGCGGGTATTCCGGTCAACCTGATGCGCTTTGCCTATGTGACCGCCGGTTCGGCGCTTGCAGCCGGCGCCGGCGCGTACCTGACGCTCGCCTTCGTGCCGGGCTGGTCGGATGGCGTGATCGCGGGCCGCGGCTGGATCGCGGTGGCGCTGGTGATCTTCGCAGGCTACCGGCCGATCCCGGCCGTGCTGTCGGGCCTGCTGTTCGGCTTCATCACGGCGCTCGGCTTCGTCGGGCAGGCGAGGGGCTGGCCGATTGCGCCGGCATTCCTGTCGATGCTGCCCTATCTCGGCACCATCGCCTTCATCATCGTGCCGGTCATCGCCTGGCAGCGCATGCGCCGGCTGATGGCCGCGCCTGCGGCGCTTGGCGAGCCCTATTACCGCAGCGTTCGCTAA
- a CDS encoding (2Fe-2S)-binding protein, translating into MKATDRASIDQWYPIDTEKEIPFGTSANRLLGTDLTVTRTEDGEITVKAEGRDEALPIKRRFGFIWTTIGEPEKDIFPVPEADEPDRRYVPCGAVSVKASGLRIVENFLDMAHFPFVHTDILGSEPHTEVEHYNVEIRRDVDEVWATNCQFFQPQAALSAKDGIMTQYIYRVMTPFTTLLYKTCPNSANRWDVICLFVQPLDPDRCRAHPVMYLIDDVSTTTELIHFQQLIFLQDRIILENQRPVLLPMEPRSEIPTRADASSIAYRRWLKEKGVTYGTSAMAA; encoded by the coding sequence ATGAAGGCGACGGACAGGGCTTCTATCGACCAGTGGTATCCCATCGACACGGAAAAGGAGATCCCGTTCGGGACATCCGCGAACCGCCTGCTCGGAACGGATCTGACCGTCACCCGCACCGAGGACGGCGAAATCACCGTGAAGGCCGAGGGGCGCGACGAGGCGCTGCCGATCAAGCGCCGGTTCGGCTTCATCTGGACGACGATCGGCGAGCCGGAGAAGGACATCTTCCCCGTGCCGGAAGCCGACGAGCCCGATCGCCGCTATGTGCCCTGCGGCGCCGTCTCCGTGAAGGCGTCCGGGCTCAGGATCGTCGAGAACTTCCTCGATATGGCGCATTTCCCCTTCGTGCACACCGATATCCTCGGCTCCGAGCCGCATACGGAGGTGGAGCATTACAACGTCGAGATCCGTCGCGATGTCGATGAAGTCTGGGCGACCAACTGCCAGTTCTTCCAGCCGCAGGCGGCGCTTTCGGCCAAGGACGGCATCATGACCCAGTATATCTACCGGGTGATGACGCCGTTCACGACGCTGCTCTACAAGACCTGCCCGAACTCGGCCAATCGCTGGGACGTCATCTGCCTGTTCGTGCAGCCGCTCGACCCCGACCGCTGCCGCGCGCATCCGGTGATGTATCTAATCGACGACGTATCGACCACGACGGAACTCATCCACTTCCAGCAGCTCATCTTCCTGCAGGACCGTATCATTCTGGAAAACCAGCGCCCGGTGCTGTTGCCCATGGAACCGCGTTCGGAAATTCCGACGCGGGCGGATGCAAGCTCGATCGCCTATCGCCGCTGGCTGAAGGAAAAGGGCGTTACCTACGGCACGTCCGCGATGGCAGCCTGA
- a CDS encoding oxidoreductase, translating into MDTVTAKHIDRASLPVIDISGLSSPDEKERKAVAAELRAACIDKGFFYCAGHGIPQGLIDAVFDETKRFFAQSPDTKMELEKSKRSRCNRGYEVLGGQTLEAGAPPDRKEGYYIGQELAEDHPNVTGGLFNCGPNVWPLGLPGFRPTMLAYQAAMQELGNRLMHGIALSLDLDEDYFKGYNIEPVSTLRLLHYPPQAPDSPKNERGAGAHTDWGAITLLMQDDVGGLQVFDKNDEAWIHAEPVPGTFVVNLGDAMARWTNDLYKSTLHRVINTSGRERYSIPFFYDGAPDYKVVCIPTCLKPGEEPKYKPTTVEGHLREMYARTYA; encoded by the coding sequence ATGGATACGGTTACGGCAAAACATATCGACAGGGCCTCGCTGCCGGTCATCGATATCAGTGGCCTCTCCTCGCCCGACGAGAAGGAACGCAAGGCCGTTGCAGCGGAACTGCGGGCCGCCTGCATCGACAAGGGGTTCTTCTACTGCGCCGGTCATGGCATTCCGCAGGGGCTGATCGACGCGGTATTCGACGAGACCAAAAGGTTCTTCGCCCAGTCTCCGGACACGAAGATGGAGCTGGAGAAATCCAAACGTTCCAGGTGCAATCGCGGCTATGAGGTGCTTGGCGGCCAGACGCTGGAAGCCGGCGCGCCGCCGGATCGCAAGGAAGGCTATTATATCGGTCAGGAACTGGCGGAGGATCACCCGAACGTGACGGGCGGCCTGTTCAATTGCGGGCCGAATGTCTGGCCGCTCGGCCTGCCGGGCTTCCGCCCGACCATGCTTGCCTATCAGGCGGCGATGCAGGAACTCGGCAACCGGCTGATGCACGGGATCGCGCTGTCGCTCGATCTGGATGAAGACTATTTCAAGGGCTACAATATCGAGCCGGTCTCGACGCTGCGCCTCCTGCACTATCCGCCGCAGGCGCCGGATTCCCCGAAGAACGAGCGCGGCGCGGGCGCCCATACGGACTGGGGTGCGATCACGCTCCTGATGCAGGACGATGTCGGCGGTCTTCAGGTCTTCGACAAGAACGATGAAGCCTGGATCCATGCGGAACCTGTGCCGGGCACCTTCGTCGTCAATCTCGGCGATGCCATGGCCCGCTGGACCAACGACCTCTACAAGTCGACCCTCCACCGGGTGATCAACACCTCCGGCCGGGAGCGCTATTCCATCCCGTTCTTCTACGACGGTGCGCCCGACTACAAGGTGGTCTGCATTCCGACCTGCCTGAAGCCCGGCGAGGAGCCGAAATACAAGCCGACGACGGTCGAGGGCCATCTTCGGGAAATGTACGCAAGGACCTATGCATGA
- a CDS encoding heme ABC transporter ATP-binding protein, whose protein sequence is MSEPTQRYVVPPGTAPLVQLKGIAKYFPGVIANQDVDIEVMPGEIHALLGENGAGKSTLMNILTGIYQPDAGEIIIDGYAQQFSSPLQAIAAGIGMVHQHFKLVNAFTVAENIHLGWSETPRRASAAVLEARTAALAEKYNLQVRPSARITELSTGEQQRVEILRVLARQAKVLILDEPTAVLTPAEARELFKALRDFVAGGNAVIFISHKLDEVLEISDRVSILRGGRKIGTEFSADCTPAKLARLMVGRDIVLADMRGRPEGAAPISEKPVMSLQNVFALNDGGSEALEGINLDIRAGEIVGVAGVAGNGQRELSQILTGTRAISAGRIVIDGETVTRADAAEFVDRGIGHIPEDRLHSGLAPGLSITVNAVMREYRKPPVTSGGVYKPGAANALAREIASVAEVAIPDFGMPIRNLSGGNQQRLVARREMRVASKILVAAYPSRGLDVGAINTMLRYIVELRNAGAGIVLISEELEELLNLSDRIAVLYEGKIMGIVENDNVDIEEIGLLMGGRTRGEKEAAHG, encoded by the coding sequence ATGTCAGAACCAACCCAAAGATACGTGGTGCCGCCCGGCACGGCCCCGCTGGTGCAACTGAAGGGGATCGCCAAATATTTCCCCGGCGTGATCGCCAACCAGGATGTCGACATCGAAGTCATGCCCGGCGAGATCCATGCGCTGCTGGGCGAAAACGGCGCCGGCAAATCGACGCTGATGAACATCCTCACGGGGATCTACCAGCCGGACGCCGGCGAGATCATCATTGACGGTTACGCGCAGCAATTCTCCTCGCCATTGCAGGCGATTGCCGCCGGTATCGGCATGGTGCACCAGCACTTCAAGCTGGTGAATGCCTTCACCGTTGCGGAAAACATCCATCTCGGCTGGAGCGAAACGCCGCGCCGTGCATCCGCCGCCGTCCTTGAGGCGCGCACCGCAGCGCTTGCCGAGAAATACAATCTTCAGGTTCGGCCATCGGCGCGGATCACCGAGCTTTCCACCGGCGAGCAGCAGCGCGTGGAAATCCTGCGCGTTCTGGCGCGGCAGGCGAAGGTGCTGATCCTCGACGAGCCGACCGCCGTCCTGACGCCGGCCGAGGCGCGGGAACTCTTCAAGGCGCTTCGGGATTTCGTCGCTGGCGGCAATGCCGTCATCTTCATTTCCCACAAGCTGGATGAGGTGCTGGAAATTTCCGACCGCGTCTCGATCCTGCGTGGCGGCCGAAAGATCGGCACGGAATTTTCGGCCGACTGTACGCCGGCAAAGCTTGCCCGCCTGATGGTCGGCCGCGATATCGTGCTGGCCGACATGCGCGGCCGGCCGGAAGGGGCCGCGCCGATTTCCGAAAAGCCGGTGATGAGCCTGCAGAATGTCTTCGCGCTCAACGACGGCGGGAGCGAAGCGCTGGAGGGCATCAACCTCGATATCCGCGCAGGCGAGATCGTCGGCGTCGCGGGCGTTGCCGGCAACGGGCAGCGCGAGCTTTCGCAGATCCTGACCGGCACACGAGCCATCTCCGCCGGGCGGATCGTCATCGACGGAGAAACCGTCACGCGGGCGGATGCGGCCGAATTCGTCGACCGCGGCATCGGCCATATTCCCGAAGACCGGTTGCACAGCGGTCTGGCACCGGGGCTTTCGATCACCGTCAACGCGGTGATGCGCGAATACCGCAAGCCGCCGGTGACATCGGGCGGGGTCTACAAGCCGGGTGCGGCCAACGCGCTTGCGCGCGAGATCGCATCCGTCGCGGAAGTCGCCATTCCCGATTTCGGCATGCCGATCCGCAACCTTTCCGGCGGCAACCAGCAGCGTCTCGTCGCGCGCCGCGAAATGCGGGTTGCCTCCAAGATCCTCGTCGCCGCCTATCCGAGCCGTGGTCTCGATGTCGGCGCGATCAACACCATGCTGCGCTACATCGTGGAGCTCAGGAACGCCGGCGCGGGGATCGTGCTGATCTCGGAAGAGCTGGAGGAATTGCTGAACCTCTCCGACCGTATCGCGGTGCTCTATGAAGGGAAGATCATGGGCATCGTCGAGAATGACAATGTCGACATCGAGGAAATCGGCCTGCTGATGGGTGGACGCACGCGCGGCGAAAAGGAGGCGGCCCATGGCTAA
- a CDS encoding 8-oxoguanine deaminase, whose translation MSTKLVRNIAYLATFDDAAREIEDGALFIRDNVIEKVGTTAELAGETADEVIDLSGHIVMPGMVNIHHHMYQNLTRVMVQDDELLVWLKTLYPIWSNLDDDAIGTSARVAMAELIASGCTTSSDHLYILPNNCTLDATIDAAKDMGLRFHAARGAMSRGQSQGGLPPDNCVEKEEDILKDAERLISTYHDNSRHSMSRIILAPCSPFSVTPGLMKDAAALARSHKGVHLHSHLAEDLFEEVYCHDVYKMRSVGFAESVGWLGPDVWFAHSIFMTSEEIDLFASTGTGVAHCPSANMRCGQGIAKIREMLDKGVNVGLGVDGSASNDTSNMFMEARLAMMLQRVAPNKYLSETPGGRGGFGGTPSALSAREALTMATRGGAKILGRDDVGYLAPGMSADFIAIKLRQLGLSGTQRDPLAALVMCGPFKVDHSFINGRAIIENGEFVSADIDSLLEKHEAVMERIYQQ comes from the coding sequence GTGAGCACGAAGCTTGTCAGGAACATCGCCTATCTCGCGACCTTCGACGACGCTGCTCGCGAAATCGAGGACGGCGCGCTCTTCATCCGCGACAACGTGATCGAGAAGGTCGGGACGACGGCGGAGCTTGCCGGCGAAACGGCGGACGAGGTGATCGACCTTTCCGGCCATATCGTCATGCCGGGCATGGTGAACATCCATCACCACATGTACCAGAACCTGACGCGGGTGATGGTGCAGGACGATGAACTGCTGGTCTGGCTGAAGACGCTTTATCCGATCTGGTCGAACCTCGATGACGACGCGATAGGCACTTCGGCGCGGGTCGCCATGGCGGAACTGATCGCCTCCGGCTGCACCACGTCTTCCGACCATCTCTACATCCTGCCGAACAACTGCACGCTGGATGCGACCATCGATGCGGCGAAGGACATGGGCCTTCGCTTCCATGCGGCGCGGGGCGCGATGTCGCGCGGACAGAGCCAGGGCGGCCTGCCGCCGGACAATTGCGTCGAGAAGGAAGAAGACATCCTCAAGGATGCCGAACGGCTGATCTCGACCTATCACGACAATTCGCGGCACTCGATGAGCCGCATCATCCTTGCGCCGTGCTCGCCGTTTTCGGTGACGCCGGGGCTGATGAAGGATGCGGCCGCGCTTGCCCGCTCCCACAAGGGCGTGCACCTGCATTCACATCTGGCCGAAGACCTGTTCGAGGAGGTCTATTGCCACGACGTCTACAAGATGCGGTCGGTCGGTTTTGCGGAATCCGTCGGCTGGCTCGGACCTGATGTCTGGTTCGCTCATTCGATCTTCATGACATCAGAGGAAATCGATCTCTTCGCCTCGACGGGGACCGGCGTCGCGCATTGCCCCTCGGCCAACATGCGCTGCGGGCAGGGGATCGCGAAGATCCGCGAAATGCTGGACAAGGGCGTGAATGTCGGCCTCGGCGTCGATGGTTCGGCGTCCAACGATACCTCCAACATGTTCATGGAAGCGCGGCTCGCCATGATGCTGCAGCGGGTGGCGCCGAACAAATATCTCTCGGAAACGCCCGGCGGGCGTGGCGGCTTCGGCGGCACGCCGTCGGCGCTTTCCGCCCGCGAGGCGCTGACCATGGCGACGCGCGGCGGGGCGAAGATCCTCGGTCGCGACGATGTCGGTTATCTCGCACCCGGCATGAGCGCGGATTTCATTGCGATCAAATTGCGCCAGCTCGGGCTTTCCGGTACGCAGCGGGACCCGCTGGCGGCGCTCGTGATGTGCGGACCTTTCAAGGTCGATCACTCGTTCATCAATGGCCGCGCCATCATCGAAAACGGCGAATTCGTCTCCGCGGACATCGACAGCCTGCTGGAAAAGCATGAAGCTGTGATGGAACGGATCTATCAGCAATGA
- a CDS encoding oxidoreductase, with protein sequence MSKETVRETGWVPVVLSASIEAGTSAGAVINGAEIVVWRDSKGAAHVWEDRCPHRGMRMSFGFVRGDHIACLYHGWAYDTAGQCQHIPAHPDLDVPKTIKIPTYAVEENSGLIWTALAADADVAGVPDLGPVVPVRSLYADCSLEFALSALEKAELPEAGSAPAPASLEKLTANCWALTAGTTRLLVAAQTVGVEKTALHILIDDTDGKAAALRAPVARWAEALRGTLEASAPGALMAEVA encoded by the coding sequence ATGAGCAAGGAAACAGTCAGGGAAACGGGTTGGGTGCCGGTGGTGCTCTCCGCATCGATCGAAGCAGGCACATCGGCCGGCGCGGTGATAAACGGCGCGGAAATCGTCGTATGGCGTGACAGCAAGGGTGCGGCGCATGTCTGGGAAGACCGCTGTCCCCATCGCGGCATGCGCATGAGCTTCGGCTTCGTGCGTGGCGATCATATCGCCTGTCTCTATCACGGCTGGGCCTATGACACCGCCGGCCAGTGCCAGCACATCCCGGCCCATCCCGATCTCGATGTTCCCAAGACCATCAAGATCCCCACCTATGCCGTGGAAGAAAACAGCGGTCTCATCTGGACGGCGCTCGCAGCCGATGCCGATGTCGCCGGCGTTCCGGATCTCGGCCCCGTCGTGCCGGTCCGCAGCCTCTATGCCGACTGCTCCCTCGAATTCGCCCTGTCGGCTCTGGAGAAGGCCGAGCTTCCCGAAGCCGGCTCCGCTCCCGCCCCTGCCTCTCTTGAAAAGCTCACTGCCAATTGCTGGGCGCTGACCGCCGGAACCACCCGACTTCTCGTCGCCGCACAGACCGTTGGCGTGGAGAAGACGGCGCTTCACATCCTGATCGACGACACGGACGGCAAGGCCGCGGCACTGCGCGCGCCCGTCGCCCGCTGGGCCGAAGCCTTGCGCGGCACGCTGGAGGCATCGGCTCCCGGCGCGCTCATGGCGGAGGTTGCCTGA
- a CDS encoding BMP family ABC transporter substrate-binding protein yields the protein MIDLRNLSRRGFLNMAAAGSASLMLPAGLVRPAMAAAPLPAIKEEDAIVGFGHVGPITDEGWTWSHHQGLLAVQEKFPKLKKIIEVENVPYSADATRTYRQFVSEGANMIFDTSSTGDFLHEVVRRAPEVAFLECNGHQTMDNLGWYYLAHWYPTYVIGVAAGMLSKTGKLGYVASFPVASVYASTNAFLMGARTVNPNATLQTIVINSWFDPQAASQAGTALVDNGCDFLFGIMDEAAYLQVAEKRGVWAAMWNTDIRRYGPNSYVSSVIIDFKDFYVDQVKKRLAGEWSPSETLLAMGSGVDRDTWGEKVPAEVGKAADAVREKIVGGWSPFVGELKDSKGNVKVATGQKMTEMELYNWDWSVEGVTGL from the coding sequence ATGATCGACTTGCGTAATCTTTCCCGTCGCGGCTTCCTCAATATGGCCGCCGCCGGTAGTGCCTCGCTGATGCTTCCCGCTGGTCTCGTGCGTCCGGCCATGGCCGCCGCTCCGCTGCCGGCGATCAAGGAAGAAGACGCCATCGTCGGCTTCGGCCATGTCGGCCCGATCACGGACGAAGGCTGGACCTGGAGCCACCATCAGGGTCTGCTCGCAGTTCAGGAAAAGTTCCCGAAGCTGAAGAAGATCATCGAAGTCGAGAACGTTCCATACTCCGCCGACGCGACCCGCACCTACCGCCAGTTCGTGTCGGAAGGCGCGAACATGATCTTCGACACCTCTTCGACCGGCGACTTCCTGCATGAAGTCGTTCGCCGCGCGCCGGAAGTCGCCTTCCTGGAATGCAATGGCCACCAGACGATGGACAATCTCGGCTGGTACTACCTCGCCCACTGGTATCCGACCTATGTCATCGGCGTTGCCGCCGGCATGCTGTCGAAGACCGGCAAGCTCGGCTATGTCGCGTCCTTCCCGGTCGCCTCGGTCTATGCCTCGACCAACGCCTTCCTGATGGGGGCCCGCACCGTCAACCCGAACGCCACGCTGCAGACCATCGTCATCAACTCGTGGTTCGATCCGCAGGCCGCAAGCCAGGCCGGCACCGCGCTGGTCGACAACGGCTGTGACTTCCTGTTCGGCATCATGGACGAAGCCGCATACCTGCAGGTCGCCGAAAAGCGCGGCGTCTGGGCTGCCATGTGGAACACCGACATCCGTCGCTACGGCCCGAACTCCTACGTTTCCTCCGTCATCATCGACTTCAAGGACTTCTACGTCGATCAGGTCAAGAAGCGTCTCGCCGGCGAATGGTCGCCGTCCGAGACCCTGCTGGCCATGGGCTCCGGCGTCGACCGCGATACCTGGGGCGAGAAGGTTCCGGCCGAAGTCGGCAAGGCTGCGGACGCGGTTCGCGAGAAGATCGTCGGCGGCTGGTCGCCATTCGTCGGCGAGCTCAAGGATTCCAAGGGCAATGTGAAGGTCGCTACCGGCCAGAAGATGACCGAGATGGAACTCTACAACTGGGATTGGTCCGTCGAAGGCGTCACCGGCCTCTAA
- a CDS encoding ABC transporter permease, producing the protein MANIRLQRLPSAHPGMAIGARFAAIAIALVFAGLVLASTGNDPIGLAGQVIGASFGSTYGMEDLGLVVIPLILTGLAVTVGQQIGAWNIGAEGQFYAGAFAATAVGLFIPASEPVSLVLMFAVGLFGGAVWILIPTLARAYANVNELITTLLLNFVAVLMVYYVSTDVWRDRSGMANSSTPRIPAEVPEFWGLVHWGLPIAVLLAIGISLLLAFSKWGYEVRLVGSNPSAGKYAGIKAKKHLITVMLISGAVAGLAGMLEVAGTVHRLQGGISNNFGYLGIMVAVLARGSCIGVIFSGALMGFILNSGIILQTQGLTTSAVLAMTGLILFLTAIGDELAHYRFVRDKA; encoded by the coding sequence ATGGCTAACATTCGCCTCCAGCGCCTGCCTTCGGCGCATCCCGGCATGGCCATCGGCGCACGGTTCGCCGCCATTGCCATTGCTCTCGTTTTCGCAGGCCTCGTGTTGGCCTCGACCGGCAACGATCCGATCGGGCTTGCCGGACAGGTCATCGGCGCGTCCTTCGGCTCGACCTACGGCATGGAAGACCTCGGCCTCGTCGTCATTCCGCTGATCCTGACCGGCCTTGCGGTCACTGTCGGCCAGCAGATCGGTGCATGGAACATCGGTGCGGAAGGCCAGTTCTATGCCGGTGCCTTCGCGGCGACTGCCGTCGGCCTGTTCATTCCCGCATCGGAGCCGGTCAGTCTCGTCCTGATGTTTGCGGTCGGCCTTTTCGGCGGCGCGGTGTGGATCCTCATTCCGACGCTGGCGCGTGCCTATGCCAACGTCAACGAACTCATCACCACGCTGCTGCTCAACTTCGTCGCCGTGCTGATGGTCTATTATGTCTCGACCGATGTCTGGCGCGACCGTTCCGGCATGGCCAATTCGTCGACGCCGCGCATTCCCGCCGAAGTGCCGGAATTCTGGGGCCTCGTGCATTGGGGCCTGCCCATCGCCGTGCTTCTGGCAATCGGCATCTCGCTGCTGCTCGCGTTTTCGAAATGGGGTTACGAGGTGCGCCTCGTCGGCTCCAATCCGTCGGCCGGCAAATATGCGGGCATCAAGGCGAAGAAGCATCTGATCACGGTGATGCTGATATCCGGGGCCGTTGCCGGGCTTGCCGGCATGCTGGAAGTGGCCGGGACGGTGCATCGCCTGCAGGGCGGCATTTCCAACAACTTCGGCTATCTCGGCATCATGGTGGCAGTGCTGGCGCGCGGCTCCTGCATCGGCGTCATCTTCTCCGGTGCGCTGATGGGCTTCATCCTCAATTCCGGCATCATCCTGCAGACGCAGGGTCTCACCACCTCGGCGGTGCTGGCCATGACCGGCCTGATCCTGTTTCTGACGGCGATCGGCGACGAACTCGCGCATTACCGCTTCGTGCGGGACAAGGCGTAA
- a CDS encoding glutathione S-transferase, translating to MSAITLYNYELDDSCYRVRLLLSMLGKDYTTYAVDMVPGHEEKGPAMLALNPLGSLPVLTDGDLTLYGTEAILSHLARAYDASGAWLPADTATFAATMQWLTFSASVLPDAITARKVALFGLPGDFETLKAAARRAFRIMDDHMTLRQFDGIEWFAGTAPTLADLTLFPIFALSRDFGIDHDEFPALRRWIRRFRTLPGFKTMPGIPDYH from the coding sequence ATGTCCGCAATCACGCTCTACAACTACGAACTCGACGACAGCTGCTACCGCGTCCGCCTGCTGCTTTCCATGCTCGGCAAGGACTATACGACCTACGCCGTCGACATGGTTCCCGGCCATGAGGAAAAGGGCCCGGCCATGCTGGCGCTCAACCCGCTTGGGTCTCTGCCGGTCCTGACGGACGGCGACCTCACGCTTTACGGCACGGAGGCAATCCTCTCCCATCTCGCCAGGGCTTACGACGCCTCGGGTGCGTGGCTCCCGGCTGACACCGCCACCTTTGCCGCCACCATGCAGTGGCTGACCTTCTCGGCCTCGGTCCTGCCGGATGCGATCACCGCGCGCAAGGTCGCACTGTTCGGCCTGCCGGGCGATTTCGAGACCCTGAAAGCCGCCGCCCGCCGCGCCTTCCGCATTATGGACGACCACATGACGCTTCGCCAGTTCGACGGCATCGAGTGGTTCGCCGGCACCGCGCCGACGCTCGCCGACCTGACGCTGTTCCCGATCTTCGCGCTGTCCCGCGACTTCGGCATCGATCACGACGAATTCCCCGCGCTCCGCCGCTGGATCCGCCGCTTCCGCACCCTGCCCGGATTCAAGACCATGCCGGGCATTCCCGACTACCACTGA